The Dreissena polymorpha isolate Duluth1 chromosome 2, UMN_Dpol_1.0, whole genome shotgun sequence nucleotide sequence cccccatttaaattatggtcacttagtcaaaggtcacaataagtgtgaaaattgtttccgatcaataacccttcaactgaaaattctcttaaaccacaatgcatagagAATGAATGTGAAGGAACCTCTTCTACGATTGTTTAATTAAGCTTCAAAAAAAGTCCTGTcctggtgggggggggggggcaatgtttttcccttttatatttattgtaaacacttcaaatgtattttaagaagtttacattgtacttgggGGAGCGACCCAGGGCTCTGTGATTAACGgggctaaaatggattttgtgcaatttctatttaaaatttttgttttgttttttcagagcacacttctcacataattcagatagctgcagtgcattcaactggtcaattttcaacatatgtgaTGCATGAGAAGAAGATTTCCTTGCAAGCGTCAGAAATAACTGGAGTGACAGTTGTTAGCGACTCTATGCTTGTCAAGAGACAAacagtaacagctgtccccatcaaatctgcattgacaagttttataacattcttacagaaatgttcaccaattattttagttgggcataatatagagtcttttgattgtaaagtgttgctccgtgctatccatacttgttgaaaaat carries:
- the LOC127869351 gene encoding uncharacterized protein LOC127869351, with the translated sequence MWISIERLFPPTIRISGIQRTVQEVRVGPTYSSNIEDQDVEVTTIPPPIPKPGQAGLDTNGKEFVFFDLETRGLEHTSHIIQIAAVHSTGQFSTYVMHEKKISLQASEITGVTVVSDSMLVKRQTVTAVPIKSALTSFITFLQKCSPIILVGHNIESFDCKVLLRAIHTC